Genomic segment of Gammaproteobacteria bacterium:
TTATTTTCATCGTCGCCTCTAAATTTTAATTTTCTAAAATAGAGGCGACGATGAAAATAACGTATTCTGAGGCATTTATAGAACAAGCATTGGTCAAGGTATTTTCTCGTGGAGATCGGACAGTCCGGTCGGTGGCTGAATACCTGAGCGTTAGTTTCCATACTTTAAAGAATTGGATGATAAGGAAATCGATGGGCAAGCTCAGTGTATCGGTGACAAAAGAGAAAACGGCCCCAGGACTGGAGCGCGGAGGAGCAGCTGGTGGCATTGCATGAAACCCATGGCTTGTCAGGCGAGACCTTGCATGCGTGGTGTCGTGAAAAAGGTTTATTTGCCCATCATCTGGCAAGCTGGAAAACGGCTTTTTGTAACGAGGTGAAAGCGGTGCAAGGCATCCGTGAATTTCGGACATTGAAAGATGAAAATGAGAAACTCAAGCGTGAGTTAGTGCGCAAAGAGAAGGCATTGGCGGAGGCGGCAGCCTTGCTGATCCTGCAAAAAAAGTTCCGCGCGCTCTGGGAGGACGAGGTCAAATGACCTCCCTCGCAGAGCGCGGCCAAGTCATGACACTGGTGGCGGAAGCACCGCTGCGGGTGCGCACCAGGATCGCGCCTGTGCGGCGATCTCTCGAGCGAACGCACTTTGCAACGCTGGCAGCTCGACCCATTACGCGGCGATCAGCGACCCATGCGGTTGCAGGCACCCAAAAACAAGCTCAGTGTGCCGGAACGCGAGCGCCTGCTGGCAGTCGTGAATTCAGACGAATTTGGGGATCTTCCGCCAGGTCAAATCGTTCCTCGGCTGGCCGACCGTGGGCAATATATCGCTTCTGAGTCAACCATTTACCGCGCTCTGAGAGAAGCACATCAGCTCAGGCATCGTGGCGCAGAACGACCCGCGCAACAGCGCCACAAGCCGCGTGCGCTCTGTGCAACGGCGCCCAATGCGTTATTTAGCTGGGACATCACTTATCTGCCAACGCAGGTGAAGGGAATCTATTTTTACCTGTATTTGTTCATGGATATTTTTAGCCGAAAAATCGTTGGCTGGCAGATCTATGATGCAGAAAGTAGT
This window contains:
- a CDS encoding transposase yields the protein MKITYSEAFIEQALVKVFSRGDRTVRSVAEYLSVSFHTLKNWMIRKSMGKLSVSVTKEKTAPGLERGGAAGGIA
- a CDS encoding transposase; translation: MALHETHGLSGETLHAWCREKGLFAHHLASWKTAFCNEVKAVQGIREFRTLKDENEKLKRELVRKEKALAEAAALLILQKKFRALWEDEVK